One genomic segment of Desulfomicrobium sp. ZS1 includes these proteins:
- the rpsT gene encoding 30S ribosomal protein S20 — protein MANHKSALKRHRQSLKARERNRMMKTRVKNATKALHAAIESHDNEAVANALKNVTSILDKAASKKIVHWRTAARKISRLSVASNKI, from the coding sequence TTGGCTAATCACAAGTCTGCCCTGAAGAGACACCGCCAGAGCCTGAAGGCTCGCGAGCGCAACAGAATGATGAAGACCCGGGTGAAGAACGCCACAAAGGCTTTGCACGCCGCCATTGAGTCCCACGATAATGAAGCCGTCGCAAACGCCCTGAAGAACGTCACCTCCATTCTGGACAAGGCCGCGAGCAAGAAGATTGTTCACTGGCGCACCGCAGCCAGAAAGATTTCCAGGCTCTCCGTGGCCTCGAACAAAATCTAG
- a CDS encoding ABC transporter substrate-binding protein, with translation MNAAKCVVALVAYLLTCVPAFAADAIKIGAILSVTGPASFLGEPEKNTLIMLQDQLNAAGGVGGQQVEVIVYDDESDVNKCVMAAKKLLDQDQVAVVIGPSISGNTLAISKFFSSAEVPLVSCAAAEKIVRPVDPWVFNTPQLDRHAVTKILLDARAKGYSRLAILTVSDGYGQAGRGVLKELIPAGGFELAADEVYGPKDTDMTAQLTKIKGAGADAIICWGTNPGPAVVARNRVQLGLDIPLYMSHGVASNKFIELAGDAAEGLVLPAGRLVAVDQVPADHPQKAVLEAYVAGYTKTYGTQISSFGGYAHDAFALVMEAIAKGGSAKSADIRDNLEKISGFAGTSGVYTYSPENHNGLDESAFIMVTIENGGWKVAN, from the coding sequence ATGAACGCGGCAAAATGTGTCGTTGCTCTTGTCGCCTATCTGCTGACTTGCGTGCCGGCTTTTGCGGCCGATGCCATCAAGATCGGCGCCATTCTTTCCGTGACCGGCCCGGCGTCCTTCCTGGGCGAACCCGAGAAAAACACGCTGATCATGCTTCAGGATCAGCTTAATGCCGCCGGCGGAGTAGGTGGGCAGCAGGTTGAGGTCATTGTTTACGACGATGAATCCGACGTGAACAAATGCGTCATGGCAGCCAAGAAGCTCCTTGATCAGGACCAGGTCGCCGTGGTCATCGGACCCAGCATTTCCGGCAACACCCTGGCCATCTCCAAGTTCTTTTCCTCCGCCGAGGTGCCGCTTGTTTCCTGCGCCGCCGCCGAGAAGATCGTGCGTCCCGTAGATCCCTGGGTGTTCAATACGCCGCAGCTGGATCGCCATGCCGTGACCAAGATTCTTTTGGACGCGAGGGCCAAGGGGTATTCACGGCTCGCCATCCTAACCGTGTCCGACGGCTACGGTCAGGCCGGACGCGGCGTGCTGAAGGAGCTCATCCCTGCTGGGGGGTTCGAGCTTGCCGCCGATGAGGTCTATGGACCCAAGGATACGGACATGACCGCGCAGTTGACCAAGATCAAGGGCGCCGGCGCGGACGCCATCATTTGCTGGGGCACAAATCCCGGCCCGGCGGTGGTCGCTCGCAACCGGGTGCAGCTCGGGCTGGACATACCGCTGTACATGAGCCACGGGGTGGCTTCGAACAAGTTCATCGAGCTTGCCGGAGATGCCGCCGAAGGGCTGGTTCTGCCCGCCGGCCGGCTGGTGGCCGTGGACCAGGTGCCGGCCGATCATCCCCAGAAGGCGGTGCTGGAAGCGTATGTTGCGGGTTACACCAAAACCTACGGCACCCAGATTTCCTCTTTCGGCGGCTATGCCCACGATGCCTTCGCTCTGGTCATGGAAGCCATCGCCAAGGGTGGTTCCGCAAAATCCGCCGATATCCGCGACAATCTGGAAAAGATTTCAGGCTTTGCGGGCACCTCGGGCGTTTACACCTATTCGCCCGAGAATCATAACGGCCTCGACGAGTCCGCTTTCATCATGGTCACCATCGAAAATGGCGGCTGGAAGGTCGCGAACTAA
- a CDS encoding branched-chain amino acid ABC transporter permease, giving the protein MDPSSLLQYLITGLTLGSTYGLTALGFTIIFNTTGVINFAQGEFVMLGGMMSVYFMHSLGLGEPAAVVLAVLGATMAGALVERLAIRPVRDCPAINLVIITIGVSILIRGLAMLLWGKDTHVLEPFSGNQPIMVLGAAIMPQAIWVLAISLFLLGALKLFFSGTIHGKAMLACSYDSKAASLVGIGVQRMVLFSFMISALVGAVGGVILAPITMTSYDVGIMLGLKGFAACILGGLGNPFGAAAGGVILGVLESLGAGFVSSAYKDALAFVILLILLFVKPSGLFGLKDSKRV; this is encoded by the coding sequence ATGGATCCATCCAGTCTGCTGCAATATCTGATCACGGGGCTCACGCTGGGCAGCACCTACGGGCTGACCGCCCTGGGGTTCACCATCATCTTCAACACCACTGGCGTGATCAATTTCGCCCAAGGTGAATTTGTCATGCTCGGCGGGATGATGAGCGTCTACTTCATGCACTCTCTGGGCTTGGGCGAGCCTGCGGCCGTGGTGCTGGCCGTCCTTGGGGCGACCATGGCCGGTGCCCTGGTGGAACGGCTGGCCATCCGTCCGGTGCGGGACTGTCCGGCCATCAACCTGGTCATCATCACCATCGGAGTTTCCATCCTCATTCGCGGTCTGGCCATGCTGCTGTGGGGCAAGGACACGCATGTCCTGGAACCTTTCTCCGGCAATCAACCGATCATGGTCCTGGGCGCGGCCATCATGCCGCAGGCCATCTGGGTTTTGGCCATAAGCCTTTTTCTGCTCGGAGCCTTGAAGCTGTTCTTTTCCGGTACCATTCACGGCAAGGCCATGCTGGCCTGTTCGTATGATTCCAAGGCCGCTTCCCTGGTCGGCATCGGCGTGCAGCGCATGGTCCTTTTTTCCTTCATGATCTCCGCCCTGGTCGGAGCGGTGGGCGGCGTGATCTTGGCCCCCATCACCATGACCTCCTACGATGTCGGCATCATGCTTGGCCTCAAGGGTTTCGCGGCCTGCATTCTGGGCGGGCTCGGCAATCCGTTCGGGGCCGCGGCAGGTGGCGTGATCCTTGGCGTGCTGGAATCCCTTGGCGCTGGGTTTGTCTCTTCGGCCTACAAGGACGCACTGGCTTTCGTCATTCTGCTGATCCTTCTTTTCGTCAAACCCTCCGGGCTGTTCGGCCTCAAAGACTCCAAAAGGGTGTGA
- a CDS encoding branched-chain amino acid ABC transporter permease yields the protein MSYRKDMIWLVAFFGVLMLAPTLLPNNYYLTILILGCLHAMNAVGLCLLVGHAGQISLGHAGFYGLGAYTTSYLSTTVGLSVGLSMLAGVGLTAIVAVLVGLPSLKLKGHYLAMATLGFGIILSILFTETVDITGGPSGFVGIPRLSLFGWELRKDVTLFRFVAVILCLFVWLSFNLLHSRVGRALRALHTSERAAEAMGVDIANYKLLVFVLSAAFSGFAGVLYAHYLTFIAPSSFGFMFSVELIVMVVLGGMVSVPGAIVGAFFVTVLPEFLRAFENIEVLLFGAILVLCMMFLPDGMAGGWNRLWAWGKARLSGAVHG from the coding sequence GTGTCATATCGCAAGGACATGATCTGGCTGGTGGCCTTTTTCGGGGTGCTCATGCTGGCTCCGACGCTGCTGCCCAACAACTACTACCTGACCATCCTCATTCTGGGTTGTCTGCACGCCATGAACGCCGTGGGGCTGTGCCTGCTGGTCGGGCATGCCGGACAGATCTCCCTGGGACATGCCGGGTTTTATGGGCTTGGCGCATACACGACCTCCTATCTGAGCACCACGGTGGGGCTTTCGGTCGGCCTGTCCATGCTGGCGGGTGTGGGCCTGACCGCGATCGTCGCCGTTCTGGTCGGTCTGCCTTCGCTCAAGCTCAAAGGGCATTATCTGGCCATGGCTACGCTGGGATTCGGCATCATCCTGTCCATTCTCTTTACCGAAACCGTGGACATCACCGGCGGCCCGTCGGGGTTCGTGGGTATTCCGCGTTTGTCCCTCTTCGGCTGGGAGCTGCGCAAGGACGTGACGCTTTTTCGCTTCGTGGCCGTGATTCTGTGCCTTTTCGTCTGGCTGTCCTTCAATCTGCTGCACAGTCGTGTCGGCCGGGCGCTTCGTGCCCTGCACACCTCCGAGCGGGCGGCCGAGGCCATGGGCGTGGACATCGCCAATTACAAGCTTTTGGTCTTTGTGCTGTCCGCCGCCTTTTCGGGTTTTGCCGGAGTCCTCTACGCCCATTACCTGACCTTTATCGCGCCGTCGTCTTTTGGTTTCATGTTCTCCGTGGAGCTTATCGTCATGGTGGTTCTGGGCGGCATGGTCAGCGTGCCGGGGGCCATTGTCGGAGCCTTTTTCGTCACCGTGCTGCCGGAATTTCTGCGCGCTTTCGAGAATATCGAGGTCCTGCTCTTCGGGGCCATTCTGGTGCTGTGCATGATGTTTTTGCCCGACGGCATGGCCGGGGGCTGGAACAGGCTGTGGGCCTGGGGCAAGGCACGGCTTTCGGGGGCTGTTCATGGATAG
- a CDS encoding ABC transporter ATP-binding protein: MDSVILGCSGASVRFGGVQALADIHFEALRGDITAIIGPNGAGKTTLLNVISGMVTPSHGTLTFEGRDITTLPAHKRAWGGMVRTFQNLEIFSNMTVLENVTMGCHGRLSLPAWHSLLRTPKSRRLENEVRREAFEALEFVGMADLAQATAKDLAFGKQRLLELARALAARPKLLLLDEPAAGLNIAETQLLADLILRIRDTYNLSVILVEHDMELVMRISDAILVLCFGQTISRGTPAQVQKDPKVIAAYLGGDED; the protein is encoded by the coding sequence ATGGATAGCGTGATTCTCGGCTGCAGCGGAGCCTCCGTGCGTTTCGGCGGGGTGCAGGCCCTGGCCGATATCCATTTCGAGGCATTGCGTGGAGATATCACGGCCATCATCGGCCCCAACGGAGCGGGCAAGACCACGCTCCTCAACGTTATCTCTGGCATGGTCACGCCGAGCCACGGGACCCTGACCTTCGAAGGCCGCGACATCACAACCCTGCCGGCGCACAAGCGGGCCTGGGGCGGGATGGTGCGCACCTTTCAGAATCTGGAGATTTTTTCCAACATGACTGTGCTTGAAAATGTGACCATGGGCTGTCACGGGCGATTGTCCCTTCCGGCCTGGCACAGCCTCCTGCGCACACCGAAATCCAGGCGCCTGGAGAATGAGGTCCGCCGCGAAGCCTTTGAAGCGCTTGAGTTCGTGGGCATGGCCGATCTGGCGCAGGCCACGGCCAAGGATCTGGCCTTCGGCAAACAGCGTCTGCTCGAACTGGCGCGGGCCCTGGCTGCACGGCCAAAGCTCCTGCTGCTGGACGAGCCGGCGGCCGGACTCAACATCGCCGAGACGCAGCTTCTGGCCGACCTGATCCTGCGCATCCGCGACACCTACAACTTGTCCGTCATCCTGGTCGAGCACGACATGGAGCTGGTCATGCGCATCAGCGACGCCATTCTGGTGCTGTGCTTCGGGCAGACCATCAGCCGCGGTACTCCGGCGCAGGTCCAGAAAGACCCCAAGGTCATCGCCGCGTACCTGGGCGGGGACGAGGACTGA
- a CDS encoding ABC transporter ATP-binding protein, whose amino-acid sequence MQPTLLSLKNMDVFYGRIHAVRRATLHVRQGEIVALIGGNGAGKTTMLCTISGLIRPGQGSILFEDTDLVHRSPEQIVRAGISHVPEGRLVFSPLSVEDNLRLGAYTRSRFRQRASIAEDLETMFAMFPVLRERRTQAAGTLSGGEQQMLAIGRALMARPRLLLLDEPGMGLAPLVVKDIFRHIVELRDRLGLTVLLVEQNARSALKIADRGYVLENGRVILQGTADELLANRDVQRAYLGRELDA is encoded by the coding sequence ATGCAGCCCACCCTTCTTTCACTCAAGAATATGGATGTTTTCTACGGCCGCATTCACGCCGTGCGCCGGGCCACCCTGCACGTGCGCCAGGGCGAGATCGTGGCGCTCATTGGCGGCAACGGCGCGGGCAAGACCACCATGCTCTGCACCATCTCCGGTCTGATTCGGCCCGGGCAGGGCAGCATTCTTTTCGAGGACACGGATCTGGTGCATCGCAGCCCGGAGCAGATCGTGCGTGCCGGCATCTCCCATGTGCCTGAGGGGCGGCTGGTGTTCAGCCCCCTGTCCGTGGAAGACAACCTGCGCCTCGGGGCCTACACGCGATCACGGTTCCGGCAGCGGGCAAGCATCGCCGAGGATCTGGAGACCATGTTCGCCATGTTTCCGGTGCTGCGCGAACGCCGCACTCAGGCCGCAGGGACCTTGTCCGGCGGGGAACAGCAGATGCTGGCCATCGGCCGGGCGCTCATGGCAAGACCCCGGCTTCTCCTGCTCGACGAGCCGGGCATGGGGCTTGCCCCACTGGTGGTCAAGGACATTTTCCGGCATATCGTGGAGCTGCGGGACCGCCTCGGCCTGACCGTGCTCTTGGTGGAGCAGAACGCCCGCAGCGCGCTCAAAATCGCCGACCGGGGCTATGTGCTGGAAAACGGGCGCGTCATCCTGCAGGGCACGGCCGACGAACTGCTGGCCAACCGCGACGTCCAAAGGGCGTATCTTGGTCGGGAGCTGGACGCTTGA
- a CDS encoding phenylacetate--CoA ligase family protein, with amino-acid sequence MYWQSEYECMERGELELLQLERLQATLNRVARNVPLYRKRFADLGIDPYDVQSLEDVKRLPFTTKDDLRRNYPYGLFAVPLRDVVRMQASTGTTGKPTVVGYTSGDVRRWSELAARILTAGGVTKDDAVQIAFNYGLFTGAFGVHSGAELIGASVIPSSGGDPRRQISIMQDYRTTALVCTPSYALHLADTLDEMNINKTALSLRFGLFGSEPWTEETRQEIEERLGILATDNYGLSEITGVAGECLERAGLHINEDHFLAEIVDPQTGEVLPAGVKGELVLTTLTKEAFPLIRFRTGDLTTLIDAPCACGRTLRRMTRIPGRSDDMLIIHGVNVFPAQIEAVISGTGLTDPHYQIVLDRVGHMDLATIMLEAPESFCTDSIKISQRIVENVRIRLQTELGVAFEVRLVEPRTIERNNGGRIVDRRKM; translated from the coding sequence ATGTACTGGCAAAGCGAATATGAATGCATGGAGCGTGGCGAGCTTGAGCTTTTGCAACTGGAGCGATTGCAGGCCACCCTGAACCGCGTGGCCCGCAATGTGCCGCTGTACCGCAAGCGTTTCGCGGATCTGGGCATCGACCCCTATGACGTGCAGTCCCTGGAGGACGTGAAGCGTCTGCCTTTCACCACCAAGGACGACCTGCGCCGGAACTATCCCTACGGCCTTTTCGCCGTGCCCCTGCGCGATGTCGTGCGCATGCAGGCTTCCACCGGCACCACGGGCAAGCCTACGGTGGTGGGGTACACTTCCGGCGACGTGCGCCGCTGGTCCGAGCTTGCTGCGCGCATCCTCACGGCAGGCGGGGTGACCAAGGACGACGCCGTGCAGATCGCCTTCAACTACGGCCTTTTTACCGGCGCTTTCGGCGTGCATTCCGGCGCGGAACTCATCGGCGCGTCGGTCATTCCCAGCTCCGGAGGCGATCCGCGTCGCCAGATTTCCATCATGCAGGACTACCGCACCACGGCCCTGGTCTGCACCCCGAGCTATGCCCTGCACTTGGCCGACACGCTCGATGAGATGAACATCAATAAGACCGCGCTCAGCCTGCGCTTCGGCCTGTTCGGCTCCGAACCCTGGACCGAGGAGACGCGCCAGGAGATCGAGGAGCGCCTGGGTATCCTGGCCACGGACAACTACGGCCTGAGCGAAATTACCGGCGTGGCCGGGGAATGCCTGGAACGGGCCGGTCTGCATATCAACGAGGACCATTTCCTGGCCGAGATCGTGGACCCGCAGACCGGAGAGGTCCTGCCTGCCGGAGTCAAGGGCGAGCTGGTGCTGACCACCCTGACCAAGGAAGCCTTCCCCCTGATCCGGTTCCGCACCGGAGACCTGACCACGCTCATCGACGCCCCGTGCGCCTGCGGCCGCACGCTCAGGCGCATGACCCGCATTCCCGGCCGCAGCGACGACATGCTCATCATCCACGGCGTGAACGTTTTCCCGGCCCAGATAGAGGCGGTCATCTCCGGCACTGGACTGACCGATCCCCATTACCAGATCGTGCTGGACCGGGTCGGGCACATGGATCTGGCCACCATCATGCTCGAAGCCCCGGAATCCTTCTGCACGGACTCCATCAAGATATCTCAGCGCATTGTCGAAAACGTGCGTATCCGCCTGCAGACGGAGCTGGGCGTGGCTTTTGAGGTCCGGCTGGTGGAACCGAGGACCATCGAGAGAAACAACGGGGGCAGGATCGTGGATCGTCGCAAGATGTGA
- a CDS encoding Bro-N domain-containing protein, translated as MKSDITIFEEAKIRRVYDEKTEIWFFSVVDIIRVLTDSPDPGAYWRKMKQRLKAEGSEAVTNCHGLKLTAEDGKQRLTDVADAETLLRLVQSVPSPKAEPIKLWLAKVGYERMQEMADPEIALNRSRDLWQKHGRSEKWIEQRMLGHETRNKLTDYWKDHDIKDGQEYAILTNIIHQEWSDLSVKQHKTLKRLKSQNLRDHMTEAELIFTALAELSTRQIAESMNATGLEENKVAGKHGGGIARQARKELEEKTGRNVISSESGLMPGIEE; from the coding sequence ATGAAAAGTGATATCACCATCTTCGAAGAAGCGAAAATTCGACGTGTTTACGATGAAAAGACAGAAATCTGGTTCTTTTCAGTGGTAGACATTATCAGAGTGCTTACCGACAGCCCCGACCCTGGTGCTTACTGGCGGAAGATGAAGCAGCGTCTCAAAGCTGAAGGAAGTGAAGCCGTGACAAATTGTCACGGGTTGAAACTGACAGCCGAAGACGGCAAGCAGCGGTTGACTGACGTGGCCGACGCAGAAACGCTTTTGCGTCTGGTTCAGTCCGTTCCCAGCCCGAAAGCGGAGCCGATAAAGTTATGGCTCGCCAAGGTTGGCTATGAGCGCATGCAGGAAATGGCTGACCCGGAAATTGCCCTGAATCGTTCCCGCGACTTATGGCAAAAACATGGTCGGTCTGAAAAGTGGATTGAGCAGCGCATGCTCGGGCATGAAACGCGAAACAAGCTGACAGATTACTGGAAAGATCACGACATCAAGGACGGCCAAGAATATGCCATTCTGACGAATATTATTCACCAGGAGTGGTCTGATTTGAGCGTGAAACAGCATAAGACTCTGAAGAGGCTCAAGTCGCAAAATCTTCGTGATCACATGACTGAAGCCGAACTCATTTTCACCGCCCTTGCCGAACTCTCTACCCGTCAGATTGCGGAAAGCATGAACGCGACCGGCCTTGAAGAAAACAAGGTTGCAGGGAAGCATGGTGGCGGTATCGCGCGGCAAGCCAGAAAAGAACTGGAAGAAAAAACGGGGCGTAACGTCATCAGCAGCGAAAGCGGACTTATGCCCGGTATTGAAGAATAG
- a CDS encoding WecB/TagA/CpsF family glycosyltransferase, with amino-acid sequence MHPNILGTTIHPTTYHYTTALILGWAARAESRTVCLANVHVVMEAFDDPAYQAAVNIADLVAPDGMPLVWILKLLGHDVKDRVYGPTLTLRVLEAAAMQEVPVGFYGASAEVLAAMITTFRRRFPGLDIVYACSPPFRNQTRDEDEAVVRDINASGARILFVGLGCPKQERWMHQHKGRVQAVMLGVGAAFDFHAGAIPQAPSWMQERGLEWLFRLCVEPRRLWKRHLLHNPRFVILSILELLGLGKQDRA; translated from the coding sequence ATGCACCCCAACATCCTCGGCACCACCATCCACCCCACCACCTACCACTACACCACCGCCCTGATCCTTGGTTGGGCTGCCAGAGCTGAAAGCCGAACTGTCTGCCTGGCCAACGTGCATGTGGTCATGGAGGCGTTCGACGATCCCGCCTATCAGGCAGCGGTCAATATCGCCGACCTGGTCGCGCCGGACGGCATGCCGCTGGTCTGGATTTTGAAATTACTCGGACATGACGTGAAAGACAGGGTCTACGGGCCGACCCTGACGCTGCGGGTGCTGGAAGCCGCCGCCATGCAAGAGGTCCCGGTGGGCTTTTACGGCGCGTCTGCTGAGGTTCTGGCCGCAATGATCACAACGTTTCGGCGGAGATTTCCCGGCCTCGACATCGTCTATGCCTGCAGCCCGCCCTTTCGTAACCAGACCCGGGATGAGGACGAGGCCGTGGTCCGGGACATCAACGCCTCCGGCGCTCGCATTCTCTTTGTGGGCCTTGGCTGCCCCAAGCAGGAACGATGGATGCACCAGCACAAGGGCCGCGTACAGGCCGTGATGCTCGGTGTGGGCGCGGCCTTTGATTTCCATGCCGGAGCGATCCCGCAGGCTCCGTCATGGATGCAGGAGCGTGGCCTGGAATGGCTGTTCCGCCTGTGCGTGGAACCGCGTCGGCTATGGAAGCGCCACCTTCTTCACAATCCACGCTTCGTGATCTTGAGCATTCTTGAACTGCTTGGACTCGGGAAACAGGACAGGGCCTGA
- a CDS encoding glycosyltransferase family 4 protein, with translation MKVLTLHTHYRQPGGEDQSFISETALLRERGHEVHTLIFHNRNLESMAVWRQAGSTIWNQKAYQHTRAAIQKHRPRLVHIHNTFPLASPGVLHAAKAEGVPVVMSLRNYRLLCVNGLFFQGGQPCAQCLGRLPWRGAIHGCYRNSRAASTVVAGMLALHRSLGTWCHVDGYIALTEFARQKFLEAGFPSEKVSVKPNFVHRDPVCGDGRGGYALFVGRLSAEKGIDTLLAAWSLPGRKVRLKVIGDGPLRTYVERIAKNTQEVEYLGSKNPEEVSTLMAEATFLVFPSLCYETFGRVAMEAFAMGTPVLAANIGAVGEITDNGRTGLHFRPSDPSDLAAKVDWLLCHPTELAHMRKEARREYEAKYTAERNYGMLMKIYAQAIANHRKR, from the coding sequence ATGAAAGTCCTCACTCTCCACACCCATTATCGGCAACCCGGCGGCGAAGATCAAAGCTTTATCTCCGAAACGGCTCTTCTTCGAGAACGGGGTCATGAGGTTCATACCCTGATCTTTCATAACCGGAACTTGGAAAGTATGGCAGTTTGGCGTCAGGCTGGGAGCACGATCTGGAACCAGAAAGCCTATCAACACACACGAGCGGCAATCCAAAAGCACCGTCCCCGCCTTGTGCACATACACAACACCTTTCCCCTTGCTTCCCCCGGAGTCCTTCACGCCGCCAAGGCTGAAGGGGTACCGGTGGTAATGTCCCTACGCAACTATCGCCTCTTGTGTGTGAATGGCCTCTTCTTCCAAGGCGGCCAACCTTGTGCGCAGTGTTTGGGACGTCTTCCCTGGCGCGGGGCGATCCACGGATGCTACCGGAATAGTCGTGCTGCAAGCACTGTCGTGGCGGGGATGCTTGCCCTTCATCGGAGCTTGGGCACATGGTGTCACGTTGATGGCTACATAGCTCTCACTGAATTTGCCCGTCAAAAATTCCTAGAGGCGGGTTTTCCCTCGGAGAAGGTGAGCGTGAAACCCAACTTTGTGCATCGCGATCCGGTTTGTGGAGATGGACGTGGTGGATACGCTCTCTTCGTGGGACGACTCTCCGCAGAGAAGGGGATCGACACTCTCCTTGCAGCCTGGAGTTTGCCGGGGCGGAAAGTGCGCCTCAAAGTGATCGGGGACGGGCCATTGCGGACCTACGTGGAGCGGATTGCCAAGAATACGCAGGAAGTAGAGTACCTCGGCTCCAAGAACCCGGAAGAGGTCTCTACCCTGATGGCAGAAGCGACCTTTCTGGTTTTTCCGTCATTGTGTTACGAAACCTTCGGACGTGTGGCCATGGAGGCCTTTGCCATGGGCACGCCCGTACTGGCCGCGAACATTGGTGCGGTCGGGGAGATAACCGACAACGGCCGCACCGGCCTTCATTTCCGCCCCAGCGATCCATCCGACCTGGCGGCCAAGGTTGACTGGCTCCTCTGTCATCCGACGGAGCTTGCCCACATGCGTAAAGAAGCCAGACGCGAATACGAAGCCAAGTACACGGCAGAACGGAATTATGGGATGCTGATGAAGATTTATGCACAGGCCATCGCAAACCATCGCAAGCGCTGA
- a CDS encoding O-antigen ligase produces MRLVDNFFLSILSFTLLGYAYGNKGFAYIGITPFYIDSLTFTTAVTVLILRPRWFRLIKDPAVALLTLFMIWGAARTIPFIETYGIDTLRDSVIWAWGLIALAVAHLVRQSLPLHAIVSWYGMTMRWFVAWIPIAFLIYILMGDTLARWPWGPEGGVPIIVFKGGDVGVQLAGILAFLLIIIPASRNTTPLLSAWITLPCWLASFVVAASINRGGFLALLIASVFVTYCARLKRVAVLGLALGLFVMLGAFSAANKVLPEYRRGDRAISVEQLSTNIQSIFTDVDNFGGTGTKHWRLEWWNSIIAYTFDGEYFWTGKGFGINLADDDGFQVTADRSLRSPHNGHLTILARMGVPGFVLWILFLLTLLSRLWKRHKKWKSLGDDFQAGLCIWVLTFLGAAMINATFDVYLEGPMGGIWFWSVVGLALGLINQQTVTKNSHVHCPIKVNPDVRPANSKRFCISR; encoded by the coding sequence ATGAGACTAGTCGATAACTTTTTTCTAAGTATATTGAGCTTTACGCTCCTTGGTTACGCCTATGGAAACAAAGGATTCGCCTACATTGGCATTACCCCATTTTATATAGACAGCTTGACTTTCACTACAGCAGTTACCGTCCTTATTTTGCGTCCGCGCTGGTTTCGGCTAATCAAGGACCCTGCAGTCGCGCTCCTTACATTGTTCATGATTTGGGGAGCAGCGCGAACCATCCCCTTTATTGAGACTTATGGGATAGACACACTTCGCGACAGCGTGATCTGGGCGTGGGGTTTAATCGCCTTGGCGGTAGCTCACCTCGTTCGCCAGAGCTTGCCATTGCATGCCATCGTATCATGGTACGGCATGACCATGAGATGGTTTGTCGCATGGATTCCTATAGCGTTTCTAATTTATATTTTGATGGGCGACACACTTGCGCGATGGCCATGGGGGCCTGAAGGCGGGGTGCCGATCATTGTTTTCAAGGGAGGAGATGTTGGCGTCCAACTCGCTGGTATTTTGGCTTTTTTGCTTATCATAATCCCAGCATCGCGAAACACCACACCTTTGCTTTCTGCGTGGATAACACTTCCCTGCTGGCTCGCCAGTTTCGTTGTCGCTGCATCCATCAATCGTGGAGGGTTTCTTGCTCTGCTTATTGCAAGCGTCTTTGTCACCTACTGTGCCCGCCTGAAACGCGTGGCTGTATTGGGACTTGCTCTTGGCTTGTTTGTCATGCTGGGCGCTTTCAGCGCAGCAAACAAGGTGCTTCCAGAATACAGACGCGGAGATCGCGCAATCAGCGTCGAACAACTATCCACCAACATTCAAAGCATATTCACCGATGTCGACAATTTTGGTGGAACCGGAACCAAGCATTGGCGCCTGGAGTGGTGGAACTCGATCATCGCGTACACTTTCGACGGGGAGTATTTCTGGACCGGTAAAGGGTTTGGGATCAACCTCGCCGACGACGATGGATTTCAGGTTACGGCTGACAGATCCTTACGCAGTCCTCACAACGGACATTTGACCATTCTCGCGCGCATGGGAGTGCCCGGTTTTGTTCTCTGGATACTCTTTCTCCTGACACTCCTTTCTAGGCTATGGAAGCGACATAAAAAATGGAAAAGTCTCGGCGATGACTTCCAAGCGGGCCTTTGCATCTGGGTGTTGACCTTTTTGGGAGCAGCCATGATCAACGCGACCTTCGATGTTTACCTTGAAGGCCCGATGGGCGGAATCTGGTTCTGGTCGGTAGTTGGATTGGCACTCGGCTTGATCAACCAGCAAACCGTGACCAAAAACTCACACGTGCATTGCCCCATTAAGGTGAATCCGGATGTTCGCCCAGCCAACTCAAAGCGGTTTTGCATTTCGCGATGA